From the genome of Amycolatopsis sp. NBC_01488, one region includes:
- a CDS encoding xanthine dehydrogenase family protein molybdopterin-binding subunit, protein MTAADIGTGARTALGQLAADALDTDAGHVRVLIGDSSYGFAILAGHSFGTASWGWAVIEAAKALRARLAGEPGIPPEGVTAQADTTEAVRAMAAQERHAYGAQFAEVAVDVLTGEARVRRLIGVFAVGRVVNPLTTRSQLIGGMTMGLSMALHEEGIRDRSTGAHVNANLAGYHFAAHADVPRIEASWIDDPDLLNPTGVKGVGEIGIVGVAAAIANAVWHATGTRQRELPLRPDRLLEF, encoded by the coding sequence ATCACCGCCGCCGACATCGGCACCGGCGCCCGCACCGCGCTCGGCCAGCTGGCCGCCGACGCCCTCGACACCGACGCCGGCCACGTCCGGGTGCTCATCGGCGACAGCAGCTACGGCTTCGCGATCCTCGCCGGCCACTCCTTCGGCACCGCCTCCTGGGGATGGGCCGTCATCGAAGCCGCGAAAGCGCTGCGCGCCCGGCTGGCCGGGGAACCGGGCATTCCACCCGAAGGCGTCACCGCACAGGCCGACACCACCGAAGCTGTCCGCGCCATGGCCGCCCAGGAACGCCACGCCTACGGAGCCCAGTTCGCCGAGGTCGCCGTCGACGTACTCACCGGCGAAGCCCGCGTCAGGCGCCTGATCGGCGTGTTCGCTGTCGGCCGCGTCGTCAACCCGCTCACCACCCGCAGCCAGCTCATCGGCGGCATGACCATGGGCCTGTCCATGGCACTACACGAAGAAGGCATCCGAGACCGGTCGACGGGCGCACACGTCAACGCCAACCTCGCCGGCTACCACTTCGCCGCACACGCCGACGTGCCGCGGATCGAAGCCTCGTGGATTGACGATCCCGACCTCCTCAACCCGACGGGGGTCAAAGGCGTCGGCGAAATCGGCATAGTCGGTGTCGCGGCCGCGATCGCCAACGCAGTCTGGCACGCCACCGGGACCCGGCAGCGGGAATTGCCTCTCCGACCCGACCGGCTGCTCGAATTCTGA
- a CDS encoding xanthine dehydrogenase family protein molybdopterin-binding subunit — MNAQAVGAPITRREGPAKVTGAARYAAEVPWDERAHGWIVTSTIARGRIRAIDTLAAADMPGVLTVLHHGNAPRLGEGAGFRDPDPNLLVLQDDRIPNTGWPVALVVAGTWEQARAAATAVVIDYEEHSYDVTFTPDHPHLYTPAEVNLHQHGEFSRGDIEGELARSAVLVDREYRTPEHHNTPMEPHAAIARWRDRRLDVVDSNQGAYSVASDLAKLFFLDPADVRVRSEHVGGGFGSKAATRPHVVLAAMAARVLDRPVRVVLTRPQMFGMTGYRPPTAQRIRLGAGPDGHLRGYDHLTATQTSTVFEYVEPAGVVGKVMYASDTLRIGHRVVALDVPTPRWMRAPGEAPGSFALESAMDELADACGLDPIELRRRNEPDVAPVSGLPFSSRRLLGCFDEGAARFGWAGRDPRPRLRRDGRWLVGTGTAAAT, encoded by the coding sequence GTGAACGCCCAAGCCGTCGGTGCGCCGATCACCCGCCGCGAGGGCCCCGCAAAAGTCACCGGGGCCGCCCGGTACGCCGCCGAGGTCCCTTGGGACGAGCGCGCGCACGGCTGGATCGTCACCTCCACCATCGCCCGCGGGCGCATCCGCGCGATCGACACCCTTGCCGCGGCCGACATGCCCGGCGTGCTCACCGTGCTCCACCACGGCAACGCGCCGCGCCTCGGCGAAGGCGCGGGGTTCCGCGACCCGGACCCGAACCTGCTGGTGCTGCAGGACGACCGGATCCCGAACACCGGCTGGCCGGTCGCGCTGGTCGTCGCCGGAACCTGGGAACAAGCCCGCGCCGCCGCCACCGCGGTGGTGATCGACTACGAAGAGCACAGCTACGACGTCACGTTCACGCCCGATCATCCCCACCTCTACACCCCCGCCGAAGTGAACCTCCACCAGCATGGCGAGTTCTCGCGCGGCGACATCGAAGGCGAACTCGCCCGCTCGGCCGTGCTCGTCGACCGGGAATACCGGACACCCGAGCACCACAACACGCCGATGGAACCGCACGCCGCGATCGCGCGCTGGCGGGATCGACGGCTCGACGTGGTCGACAGCAACCAAGGCGCCTACAGCGTCGCGTCCGACCTCGCGAAGCTGTTCTTCCTCGACCCGGCTGATGTCCGGGTGCGGTCCGAACACGTCGGCGGTGGCTTCGGCTCGAAGGCGGCGACCCGTCCGCACGTGGTGCTCGCGGCCATGGCGGCCCGCGTCCTCGACCGGCCGGTCCGCGTCGTGCTCACCCGGCCGCAGATGTTCGGCATGACCGGCTATCGCCCGCCGACCGCGCAGCGGATCCGGCTCGGCGCCGGCCCCGATGGGCACCTGCGCGGCTACGACCACCTCACCGCCACCCAGACCTCGACCGTGTTCGAGTACGTCGAGCCGGCCGGTGTCGTCGGCAAGGTGATGTACGCATCGGACACCCTGCGGATCGGGCACCGGGTCGTCGCGCTCGACGTGCCGACCCCGCGCTGGATGCGGGCCCCCGGCGAGGCGCCGGGCTCCTTCGCTCTCGAATCGGCGATGGACGAACTCGCCGACGCCTGCGGCCTCGACCCCATCGAACTGCGGCGCCGCAACGAACCCGACGTCGCGCCGGTGAGCGGGCTGCCCTTCAGCAGCCGCCGGCTGCTCGGCTGCTTCGACGAAGGCGCGGCCCGGTTCGGCTGGGCCGGCCGCGACCCGCGTCCCCGGCTGCGTCGAGACGGACGGTGGCTCGTGGGCACCGGCACGGCCGCCGCGACCTAG